From a region of the uncultured Desulfatiglans sp. genome:
- the suhB gene encoding Inositol-1-monophosphatase, producing MFEQEMDVARQAAESAGALLVELYGNDIHIRKKGRVDLVTDADVQAEDLIVKTIAAHFPSDGVLAEESGRYHSDSGRIWLIDPLDGTTNYAHGFPLFAVSIALEIEGRLELGVVSCPVMREVFEARRGSGARLNGHPVRVAGTARLSEALLGTGFPYNLREDPELHIDRFARMVLSAQGVRRPGSAAIDLCYVAAGRFDGFWEVGLKPWDTAAGVLMVEEAGGLVTTLQGEPFTPYAESVVAANPVLHHEMVALFQRES from the coding sequence ATGTTCGAGCAGGAAATGGATGTGGCGCGTCAAGCCGCCGAGTCGGCAGGCGCTTTGCTTGTTGAGCTTTACGGGAACGATATTCACATAAGGAAAAAGGGCAGGGTCGATTTGGTGACCGATGCGGATGTTCAAGCGGAGGATTTGATTGTGAAGACGATCGCCGCTCATTTCCCCTCGGACGGTGTGCTGGCCGAGGAATCGGGACGCTACCACAGTGATTCGGGCCGTATCTGGTTGATAGACCCCTTGGATGGGACAACGAACTATGCGCATGGATTTCCATTGTTTGCCGTTTCTATCGCGCTGGAGATCGAGGGTCGGCTGGAGTTGGGGGTTGTTTCTTGTCCGGTCATGAGAGAAGTCTTCGAAGCCAGGCGGGGCAGCGGGGCGCGCCTGAACGGCCATCCTGTGCGCGTGGCCGGGACGGCCCGTCTGAGCGAAGCCCTTCTGGGTACAGGATTTCCTTACAACCTGCGGGAGGATCCGGAACTGCACATCGATCGCTTTGCAAGAATGGTATTGAGCGCCCAGGGAGTCAGAAGGCCCGGTTCGGCTGCGATCGACCTGTGCTATGTAGCAGCGGGGCGCTTTGACGGATTCTGGGAGGTCGGGTTGAAACCCTGGGATACGGCGGCGGGCGTCTTGATGGTGGAGGAGGCCGGAGGGCTCGTCACCACCCTGCAAGGCGAGCCGTTCACGCCATACGCGGAAAGCGTCGTGGCCGCCAACCCGGTTCTGCACCATGAGATGGTGGCTTTGTTCCAAAGGGAATCCTGA
- a CDS encoding conserved hypothetical protein (Evidence 4 : Unknown function but conserved in other organisms): MKNFDSGRVQEGLIKQLERQEKQKAYRQDRFFKFKLPEIHNRLSQALLMQGIVETDNPAAVSDAILKGLKRILKSTEFDFRYFIAPIRNLVPRPNPYALYMTQYLTEVLVNEPGVIEVYGTDSEIYRVINEVLSQINIKFERAEAEVVEQLSHNKALTPGSREYDVAMDELFRKKVGDPQKV; this comes from the coding sequence ATGAAAAATTTTGATAGTGGCAGAGTTCAAGAGGGCCTGATCAAACAGCTGGAGCGGCAGGAGAAACAGAAGGCTTATCGTCAGGATCGTTTCTTCAAGTTCAAATTGCCGGAGATCCACAACCGGCTCTCCCAGGCCCTTCTGATGCAAGGTATCGTTGAAACGGATAATCCTGCAGCCGTTTCGGATGCGATCCTAAAAGGTCTCAAACGTATTCTGAAAAGCACCGAATTCGATTTCAGGTATTTTATCGCGCCGATCCGTAACCTGGTGCCTCGACCCAACCCTTACGCGCTCTACATGACCCAGTATCTGACCGAGGTGCTGGTGAACGAGCCCGGGGTCATCGAGGTGTACGGCACGGATTCGGAGATATACCGTGTAATCAACGAAGTGCTGAGTCAGATCAACATCAAGTTCGAAAGGGCTGAGGCGGAGGTCGTCGAACAGTTGAGCCACAACAAGGCGTTGACGCCCGGGTCCAGGGAATACGATGTTGCCATGGATGAATTGTTTCGAAAGAAGGTTGGGGACCCGCAAAAGGTATAG
- a CDS encoding Zinc ribbon domain protein, producing MEETIRLLIGLQDCDLRIRKIHQKRAEGPEIIKQLAETASQAEAQLQETRQGLENAKKERRSREKNLDDLRSKIQKSNLKLSSIKSNKEYTAVLKEIEDLKREKAIQEDGLIEIMEELERLEKECAAGEHRLDDAKKRYESDQAQILNELRQLENDLSNLLQERKTFEGSIDATLLKHYTSLMNHRGGPAVSPVIKGVCQTCRLHIPPQKFNELIRGEAVMSCPNCHRIIYWGEDERFQGLMDIS from the coding sequence TTGGAAGAAACAATCAGACTTTTGATCGGTTTGCAGGATTGTGATTTACGGATCAGAAAGATCCATCAAAAGCGGGCCGAGGGACCCGAGATCATCAAGCAGCTGGCCGAAACAGCCTCTCAAGCAGAGGCTCAGCTCCAGGAAACCCGTCAAGGACTCGAAAATGCCAAGAAAGAAAGGCGGTCCAGGGAAAAGAATCTCGATGATCTTCGGAGCAAGATCCAGAAAAGCAACCTGAAACTCTCGAGCATCAAATCCAACAAGGAATACACCGCTGTCTTGAAAGAGATCGAAGACCTCAAGCGGGAAAAGGCCATCCAGGAGGATGGCCTTATTGAGATCATGGAGGAACTCGAGCGCCTCGAAAAAGAATGCGCTGCGGGCGAACACCGGCTCGATGATGCCAAAAAGCGGTATGAGAGTGATCAAGCGCAAATCCTGAACGAGCTAAGGCAACTCGAAAACGACCTTTCAAATCTGCTGCAGGAACGGAAAACCTTCGAGGGCTCGATTGACGCGACGCTTCTGAAACATTACACTTCTCTGATGAATCATCGGGGTGGGCCCGCCGTGAGCCCCGTCATCAAAGGGGTCTGCCAGACGTGCCGCCTCCATATACCGCCTCAGAAATTCAACGAACTGATACGCGGTGAAGCAGTCATGAGCTGTCCGAATTGCCATCGTATCATCTACTGGGGCGAGGATGAGCGGTTTCAGGGTTTGATGGATATATCTTGA
- a CDS encoding putative GTP cyclohydrolase 1 type 2 (Evidence 3 : Putative function from multiple computational evidences) encodes MTPTLEDILELVESVAPAHLSEPWDNPGLQVGDRSKRVQKILLALDPTLRAIQAAVRLQAQLLFTHHPLIFKPVSQLDPADYPGNVVFLAIRSDVAVVCAHTNLDSAAGGINDCLASILGLTDVTVLQEAPGNPGAGLGRLGSLERPITLGGMAETIKERLQTPSLRVIGPMEKRIERVAVVGGSGSDLAELAFRKGADLLVTGDVSHHKALDAAALGLAMIDAGHYATERAALHAFKDSLEAVFERRRWNTVIIWDSEEENPSRPV; translated from the coding sequence ATGACCCCTACGCTGGAAGACATACTGGAGTTGGTCGAATCAGTGGCGCCGGCCCACCTGTCGGAACCCTGGGATAACCCGGGTCTGCAGGTGGGCGACCGGTCGAAACGGGTTCAGAAAATCCTGCTTGCGCTGGACCCCACCCTCAGAGCCATCCAAGCCGCCGTCCGACTTCAAGCCCAACTGCTCTTCACACACCACCCCCTGATCTTCAAACCCGTCTCACAGCTCGACCCTGCAGATTACCCCGGAAACGTTGTTTTTCTAGCTATCCGCTCCGATGTAGCCGTAGTGTGCGCCCATACGAACCTCGACAGCGCTGCAGGGGGCATCAATGATTGTCTTGCCTCCATTTTGGGGTTGACAGATGTCACTGTCCTGCAAGAGGCGCCCGGGAACCCGGGTGCCGGGCTGGGGCGACTGGGGTCTCTGGAGAGACCGATCACTCTCGGTGGGATGGCCGAAACCATCAAAGAGCGTTTGCAGACCCCGAGCTTGAGGGTCATTGGTCCCATGGAAAAACGGATCGAGCGTGTCGCCGTTGTCGGGGGCTCCGGCAGCGACTTGGCAGAACTGGCCTTCCGCAAAGGCGCCGATCTTCTGGTAACCGGTGATGTGAGTCACCACAAGGCGCTCGACGCAGCCGCCCTTGGCCTGGCCATGATCGATGCGGGTCATTACGCCACAGAACGGGCAGCTTTGCACGCCTTCAAGGATTCGCTCGAGGCTGTTTTTGAAAGAAGACGTTGGAATACTGTAATCATCTGGGATTCGGAGGAGGAAAACCCCAGCCGGCCTGTCTGA
- a CDS encoding hypothetical protein (Evidence 5 : Unknown function), whose protein sequence is MQSRWFAARPGFLEVQKIEQLRGSDLQIALQTNVRLDAEIGKRGYFRWEARFLCAGLFLQVRASFSGLSDPCSFYRAFYSVCGEAVRLCRF, encoded by the coding sequence GTGCAGTCCCGTTGGTTTGCGGCGCGTCCTGGTTTTCTGGAAGTCCAGAAAATCGAGCAGTTGCGCGGATCCGATCTGCAAATCGCCTTGCAGACAAACGTGCGGCTTGACGCCGAGATTGGTAAAAGGGGATATTTCCGGTGGGAAGCAAGGTTTCTTTGCGCGGGCTTGTTTCTACAGGTCCGCGCATCCTTTTCCGGCCTCAGCGATCCTTGCTCGTTTTATCGGGCCTTTTATTCGGTCTGTGGCGAAGCCGTCCGTCTCTGTAGATTTTGA
- a CDS encoding 6-O-methylguanine DNA methyltransferase, DNA binding domain protein (modular protein) yields MAGPAVPMIHCWRLRVGRLSVSVASSTLGAKRIELSLDSQTPVLELFRPLFPGSTLILSRDWNEPLIVAVEASLAGDSPSASLQTDIAPTPFQDAVLRAISRIPFGSTLSYSEVAATLGNPSLARAVGQALKRNPLPIVFPCHRVLAANGLGGFGGRSPANLAIKRFLLEREGSLETA; encoded by the coding sequence ATGGCAGGGCCGGCTGTACCGATGATCCACTGCTGGAGGCTGAGGGTGGGGCGGCTTTCGGTCAGCGTCGCATCGAGCACCCTGGGCGCCAAGCGCATCGAGCTCTCCCTCGACTCGCAAACCCCGGTCCTCGAATTGTTCAGACCCCTCTTCCCGGGTTCTACCCTGATCCTGAGCCGGGATTGGAACGAGCCGTTGATTGTTGCGGTCGAGGCGTCGCTCGCCGGGGATTCGCCTTCCGCCTCGCTGCAGACGGATATCGCGCCCACACCTTTTCAGGATGCCGTTCTTCGTGCGATCAGCAGAATCCCATTCGGTTCGACACTGAGTTATTCAGAGGTTGCAGCAACCCTGGGGAACCCCTCACTGGCCCGGGCCGTCGGTCAAGCCTTGAAGCGCAACCCGCTCCCGATCGTCTTTCCATGCCATCGAGTCCTGGCTGCCAACGGGCTCGGGGGGTTCGGGGGCAGGTCACCGGCAAACTTGGCAATCAAGCGCTTTCTTCTGGAGCGGGAGGGCTCTCTCGAAACCGCCTAA
- the fabD gene encoding Malonyl CoA-acyl carrier protein transacylase, whose amino-acid sequence MSASIAYLFPGQGSQFVGMGRDLFDRYDAVREGIFDKMDEICGKRLSALCFDGPLEELTLTENLQPAVTAVSLACLHALQEAGVAPQMTAGHSLGEYASLVAAGVIASEDALRLVDMRGRLMQREAVVHPGGMAAVIGLPIDRVESLVAEVREGQVLAVANHNSAEQIVVTGEMDAVSRAVKGAQALGAKALPLNVSGAWHCSLMEGAVGEFRDFISAISFKKPVGKMFFNATGKVESDPEDMKDIMARQLTSPVRWYQIVRGMLEDGVDTFVEVGPKRVLTGLVRKIAGRDEKVRTFSVQDLSSLESFLEAL is encoded by the coding sequence ATGAGCGCAAGCATCGCTTATCTTTTTCCTGGGCAGGGTTCTCAATTTGTGGGGATGGGGCGGGATCTGTTCGATCGATACGACGCCGTAAGAGAAGGCATCTTCGACAAGATGGACGAGATCTGCGGGAAGCGGCTGTCAGCATTGTGCTTTGATGGTCCGCTCGAAGAACTCACCCTGACAGAAAATCTGCAACCGGCCGTCACCGCCGTGAGTCTCGCCTGCCTTCACGCCCTGCAGGAGGCTGGGGTGGCTCCTCAGATGACGGCGGGACACAGCCTCGGGGAATATGCGTCCCTTGTTGCAGCCGGGGTGATCGCCTCGGAGGATGCGCTTCGTCTTGTCGACATGCGGGGGCGGTTGATGCAGCGTGAGGCGGTTGTGCATCCGGGTGGCATGGCCGCCGTCATCGGCTTGCCGATAGACCGGGTCGAGAGTTTGGTTGCCGAGGTGCGCGAGGGGCAGGTGCTGGCTGTGGCAAACCACAACAGCGCCGAACAGATTGTGGTCACCGGCGAGATGGATGCGGTGTCCCGTGCTGTTAAAGGCGCCCAGGCGCTGGGTGCCAAGGCCCTGCCCTTGAACGTCAGCGGTGCCTGGCACTGCTCTTTGATGGAGGGGGCCGTCGGTGAGTTCCGGGATTTCATCTCGGCCATATCGTTCAAGAAGCCTGTTGGAAAGATGTTTTTCAATGCGACCGGCAAGGTGGAGTCCGACCCGGAAGACATGAAGGATATCATGGCCCGGCAGCTGACGAGCCCTGTAAGATGGTACCAGATTGTGCGGGGTATGCTGGAAGACGGAGTCGATACCTTTGTGGAGGTGGGGCCCAAGCGGGTCTTGACAGGCCTGGTGCGTAAGATCGCCGGCCGCGACGAGAAGGTCCGCACTTTCAGCGTCCAGGATTTGAGCAGCCTGGAATCTTTCCTGGAGGCCCTTTAG
- a CDS encoding Putative regulatory protein, FmdB family (modular protein) (Evidence 3 : Putative function from multiple computational evidences) has product MRADPLSLEICPHKGERNHEEGVLAMPIYEYECTQCGKKKEVWQKISDKPLTQCDSCNGRLRKLISQSTFHLKGSGWYVTDYASKSSSCTQSASTGATSSSTSGAEGTGESKPAQSCGSANDGGTAKDCSSSS; this is encoded by the coding sequence ATGCGAGCCGATCCGTTGTCCCTGGAGATCTGCCCACACAAAGGTGAAAGAAATCATGAAGAGGGGGTGTTGGCTATGCCGATTTATGAATATGAATGCACCCAGTGCGGAAAAAAGAAGGAGGTCTGGCAGAAAATTTCGGATAAACCCTTGACCCAATGCGACTCATGCAATGGAAGGCTTAGAAAGTTGATCAGCCAAAGCACGTTCCATCTCAAGGGCTCTGGATGGTATGTTACCGATTATGCTAGCAAATCGAGCAGCTGTACTCAAAGCGCTTCGACGGGTGCAACCAGCAGTTCCACTTCGGGTGCCGAGGGAACGGGTGAATCGAAGCCGGCACAGTCATGTGGAAGTGCGAATGATGGAGGAACGGCCAAAGATTGCTCTTCCTCGAGTTAG
- a CDS encoding conserved hypothetical protein (Evidence 4 : Unknown function but conserved in other organisms), whose translation MALRSFQGSDLDTLGDALDIAEDVTGNYYKFSHRQWRRYRYDVRTLPLLSCQEISEGVFALLNKGFVVKDEGDPIPRTVDHYSICVQDHQVLEAVSRDADISLLPLMIYVFTHELVHIVRFSNFLQRFDLPWFKREEEEKAVHNITHEILRKVAIPRLGHVLSAYRGHRTCRLSGLC comes from the coding sequence ATGGCCTTGCGGTCCTTTCAAGGTTCGGATCTAGATACGCTCGGTGATGCGCTGGATATCGCAGAGGATGTGACAGGGAACTATTACAAGTTCTCCCATCGTCAATGGCGCAGGTACCGTTATGATGTCAGGACGCTCCCGCTGTTGAGTTGTCAGGAGATCAGTGAAGGTGTTTTTGCGCTCCTCAACAAGGGTTTCGTCGTAAAAGACGAAGGCGATCCGATCCCCAGAACCGTAGACCACTATTCAATCTGCGTCCAGGATCATCAGGTGCTCGAGGCGGTAAGCCGCGATGCGGACATATCGCTTTTGCCCCTGATGATTTATGTTTTTACGCATGAATTGGTGCATATCGTGAGGTTTTCGAATTTCCTGCAGCGTTTTGATCTGCCTTGGTTCAAGCGTGAGGAAGAAGAAAAGGCGGTCCACAACATTACGCATGAAATTCTGCGGAAAGTTGCCATCCCCAGATTGGGACATGTCCTTTCCGCTTATAGGGGGCACCGCACATGCCGACTATCTGGGCTTTGCTGA
- a CDS encoding conserved hypothetical protein (Evidence 4 : Unknown function but conserved in other organisms) yields the protein MPMAESCLKRPATEGRTILVVGAGRFGARAVRLLGSHPVDETRILVVDNDEERLSSIEDPAIETFRADGVDFLVEYFAQLHPHDLIVPAVPVHVAAEWLKKTLSESFRITPQAIPGGLETELPNTWRIGEDILLTSYADFLCPEDCGEPEYCTVSGEKRDVPMRELLKRLKVEGFSVHVVASAQLAPGLGGYEAEALNTLKETVISGGHNRKWLVATACNCHGVLSAFEVALPPLTGTTGVPIRQ from the coding sequence ATGCCCATGGCTGAGAGCTGTTTGAAAAGGCCGGCAACCGAGGGCCGCACCATCCTCGTCGTCGGAGCCGGACGTTTTGGAGCGAGAGCGGTGAGGCTATTGGGGTCTCATCCCGTAGACGAAACCCGCATCCTCGTGGTGGATAATGATGAAGAACGGCTTTCGTCGATCGAGGATCCCGCCATAGAGACGTTTCGTGCCGACGGGGTCGATTTCCTCGTCGAGTACTTTGCGCAGCTCCACCCGCATGACCTCATCGTTCCGGCTGTTCCTGTTCATGTCGCGGCCGAATGGCTCAAGAAGACCCTGTCCGAATCTTTTCGAATCACACCCCAGGCTATCCCTGGCGGTTTGGAGACAGAGCTGCCGAACACCTGGCGCATCGGCGAAGACATCCTGTTGACCAGCTACGCGGATTTTCTCTGCCCGGAGGATTGTGGCGAACCGGAATACTGCACAGTTTCTGGCGAGAAACGCGATGTCCCGATGCGCGAACTACTCAAGCGTTTGAAGGTCGAAGGATTTTCCGTCCATGTGGTTGCAAGCGCACAGCTCGCACCAGGGCTGGGTGGGTACGAGGCCGAGGCCTTGAACACCTTGAAGGAAACCGTCATATCAGGCGGGCATAACCGGAAATGGCTGGTCGCAACGGCGTGCAATTGTCATGGCGTCCTGTCTGCTTTCGAAGTCGCTCTGCCCCCGTTGACCGGCACGACCGGGGTTCCAATCCGGCAATAA
- a CDS encoding hypothetical protein (Evidence 5 : Unknown function), translating into MICLGSSVRKKKRRSTTLRMKFCGKLPSPDWDMSFPLIGGTAHADYLGFAEGNAGMTAILLFSLENDH; encoded by the coding sequence TTGATCTGCCTTGGTTCAAGCGTGAGGAAGAAGAAAAGGCGGTCCACAACATTACGCATGAAATTCTGCGGAAAGTTGCCATCCCCAGATTGGGACATGTCCTTTCCGCTTATAGGGGGCACCGCACATGCCGACTATCTGGGCTTTGCTGAGGGGAATGCCGGGATGACGGCCATCCTATTGTTTTCATTGGAAAATGATCACTGA
- a CDS encoding conserved hypothetical protein (Evidence 4 : Unknown function but conserved in other organisms), which produces MFVFGNFLGAIASILDIVLSLYMWIIIIRAIISWVNPDPYNPIVRFLVSVTEPVLYQIRRRLPFAMGGIDFSPIIVILAIIFIKRFLVQSLAQMAMQMG; this is translated from the coding sequence ATGTTCGTGTTTGGAAATTTTCTTGGCGCCATCGCCAGCATCCTGGATATCGTCCTCTCCCTTTACATGTGGATCATCATTATCCGGGCCATCATCTCTTGGGTCAATCCCGACCCCTATAATCCCATCGTGCGTTTTCTGGTTTCTGTTACAGAACCGGTCCTCTATCAGATCCGCCGCCGGCTGCCTTTCGCAATGGGCGGCATCGATTTTTCACCGATCATCGTCATTCTGGCCATCATCTTTATCAAGCGGTTCCTGGTGCAAAGCCTTGCTCAGATGGCCATGCAAATGGGCTGA
- the ytqA gene encoding putative protein YtqA (Evidence 3 : Putative function from multiple computational evidences) — translation MKRYRDYNTYLREIFGERVQKIPLDAGLSCPNRDGTLSSEGCIYCDARGSGTGAFSSRGESIVDQIEHAKAFLVERYGARKFIAYFQSFTNTYGPLEQLKELYDAALSRPDMVGLSVATRPDCVDREKLRLLSSYRPDHLVWVEFGLQSSHDETLRLINRGHDSTCFKEAVRSAKACDLSVCAHIILGLPGETSAMMLETARFLADLPIDGIKIHSLYVLQGTVMGALFNSGRYEPMTRARYVETVVEILEVLPPGLVIQRLTGDPPRTGLLSPLWTLEKQKNLNMIKNALERENTWQGRLYR, via the coding sequence ATGAAGCGTTACAGGGATTACAATACCTATCTGCGGGAGATATTCGGGGAACGCGTACAGAAGATCCCTCTCGATGCCGGTTTGAGTTGCCCGAATCGCGATGGGACCCTTTCCTCGGAGGGATGCATTTACTGCGACGCCCGCGGCAGCGGCACCGGCGCCTTTTCGTCCCGGGGAGAATCTATAGTTGACCAGATTGAACATGCGAAGGCGTTTCTTGTCGAACGCTACGGCGCGAGGAAATTTATCGCCTACTTCCAATCCTTCACCAACACCTACGGGCCGCTGGAGCAATTGAAGGAGCTCTATGATGCGGCACTTTCCCGGCCGGATATGGTCGGTCTTAGCGTCGCCACTCGACCGGACTGCGTCGACCGAGAGAAGCTCCGGCTTCTCAGCTCCTACCGCCCAGACCATCTCGTCTGGGTGGAATTCGGGCTGCAATCCTCCCACGATGAAACCCTCCGCCTGATCAACCGCGGGCATGATTCGACCTGTTTCAAGGAAGCGGTCCGGTCTGCAAAGGCCTGCGATCTAAGCGTCTGCGCCCATATCATCCTGGGACTTCCCGGCGAAACCTCTGCTATGATGCTGGAAACAGCCCGGTTCCTCGCCGATCTGCCCATCGACGGGATCAAGATCCACTCCCTCTATGTATTGCAGGGCACCGTCATGGGCGCTCTTTTCAATTCCGGGCGATATGAGCCGATGACGCGGGCCCGCTACGTCGAGACAGTCGTCGAAATCCTGGAAGTACTGCCGCCTGGCCTCGTCATACAGAGGCTGACAGGCGATCCACCCAGAACGGGCCTCCTCTCTCCCTTATGGACGCTCGAAAAACAGAAAAATCTGAATATGATAAAAAACGCTTTGGAACGGGAGAATACATGGCAGGGCCGGCTGTACCGATGA
- a CDS encoding conserved hypothetical protein (Evidence 4 : Unknown function but conserved in other organisms): MTQKENVCPHCGKSMEAWDPGPESGWDGEMFICNNNACSYFVNGRKKIADENKVNFAYRYFYNPAKNKGGAVAAWCGGDLSLLKGRCD, translated from the coding sequence CCTCATTGCGGCAAATCTATGGAGGCATGGGACCCCGGCCCGGAGAGCGGCTGGGATGGCGAAATGTTTATATGCAACAATAACGCATGCTCTTATTTCGTGAACGGCAGAAAAAAAATAGCGGATGAGAATAAAGTCAATTTTGCATATCGGTACTTCTACAACCCCGCGAAAAACAAAGGCGGTGCTGTTGCGGCCTGGTGCGGAGGGGATCTTTCCCTTCTGAAGGGTCGCTGCGATTGA
- a CDS encoding hypothetical protein (Evidence 5 : Unknown function) → MPLSGRSLRKAPNCGYHPKRRKGAFEDHPDSGNDLRKSRSNDPREHGSNSLTASSSRKKDGACSGFPLEQSHHLMVQNRVGGHDAFRVWRERLALQGGDEPSGLLHHQDARRRIPGFQPDLPESVKAPRCYIAQVDRSRTGPSDSLGAQYHSCKAIDVQFRILPQVVRKSCTQKGFAQTGRPGHAHRMAVQARPAAPPGFEDFSHDRTRNNPQLQPTLDLQRDRNGKQWKSMRIVRCPIQGVYQPDTARITVVASRFLGQHTVRGEMSGDRLHNQILRLNIRIGHQIDPALFPYVNIVPVKLNKQSACRLGGLTRHIHFLLEHRSSYWKRESYRKTYSPSACEEKFRPRGLRTPAACIIRANAMR, encoded by the coding sequence TTGCCACTTTCTGGCCGATCTCTTCGGAAAGCCCCAAACTGCGGTTACCATCCTAAACGGCGAAAAGGGGCGTTTGAAGACCATCCGGATAGCGGAAATGACCTCCGAAAAAGCCGATCGAATGATCCGAGAGAGCATGGAAGCAACTCGTTGACGGCTTCGTCCTCAAGGAAGAAGGACGGTGCTTGCTCAGGATTCCCTTTGGAACAAAGCCACCATCTCATGGTGCAGAACCGGGTTGGCGGCCACGACGCTTTCCGCGTATGGCGTGAACGGCTCGCCTTGCAGGGTGGTGACGAGCCCTCCGGCCTCCTCCACCATCAAGACGCCCGCCGCCGTATCCCAGGGTTTCAACCCGACCTCCCAGAATCCGTCAAAGCGCCCCGCTGCTACATAGCACAGGTCGATCGCAGCCGAACCGGGCCTTCTGACTCCCTGGGCGCTCAATACCATTCTTGCAAAGCGATCGATGTGCAGTTCCGGATCCTCCCGCAGGTTGTAAGGAAATCCTGTACCCAGAAGGGCTTCGCTCAGACGGGCCGTCCCGGCCACGCGCACAGGATGGCCGTTCAGGCGCGCCCCGCTGCCCCGCCTGGCTTCGAAGACTTCTCTCATGACCGGACAAGAAACAACCCCCAACTCCAGCCGACCCTCGATCTCCAGCGCGATAGAAACGGCAAACAATGGAAATCCATGCGCATAGTTCGTTGTCCCATCCAAGGGGTCTATCAACCAGATACGGCCCGAATCACTGTGGTAGCGTCCCGATTCCTCGGCCAGCACACCGTCCGAGGGGAAATGAGCGGCGATCGTCTTCACAATCAAATCCTCCGCTTGAACATCCGCATCGGTCACCAAATCGACCCTGCCCTTTTTCCTTATGTGAATATCGTTCCCGTAAAGCTCAACAAGCAAAGCGCCTGCCGACTCGGCGGCTTGACGCGCCACATCCATTTCCTGCTCGAACATCGGTCCTCCTATTGGAAACGGGAATCGTACCGCAAGACCTACAGTCCATCGGCCTGCGAAGAGAAATTTCGGCCCCGAGGGCTGCGAACCCCTGCGGCATGCATCATACGTGCAAACGCGATGCGTTGA
- a CDS encoding conserved hypothetical protein (Evidence 4 : Unknown function but conserved in other organisms), which produces MKRSEATPSTILRIKVIPRSSCNQLAGVEGGLLKIKLTAPPVDGKANKALCHFLADLFGKPQTAVTILNGEKGRLKTIRIAEMTSEKADRMIRESMEATR; this is translated from the coding sequence ATGAAAAGATCTGAAGCCACCCCATCGACCATACTCCGGATCAAGGTCATTCCGCGATCCTCCTGCAATCAGTTGGCTGGCGTCGAGGGCGGCTTGCTGAAGATCAAGCTGACCGCACCACCCGTTGACGGCAAGGCGAACAAGGCCCTTTGCCACTTTCTGGCCGATCTCTTCGGAAAGCCCCAAACTGCGGTTACCATCCTAAACGGCGAAAAGGGGCGTTTGAAGACCATCCGGATAGCGGAAATGACCTCCGAAAAAGCCGATCGAATGATCCGAGAGAGCATGGAAGCAACTCGTTGA